The genome window ATTTTTTAATCTGTTCCCTGGAAAATGCCCCGTCTGTATCTGCCATGGGAAAATGGGAGAATATGCCTTCTATCTTTATATAAGGTGAACTCAAAATTTTTTTTAATGCATCAATGGTTTTATCATAAGGAAATCCTGTGCGCGTCATTCCGGTATCAACTTCAATATGCACCAATATCGGCTTTTTGTAATGCATTAGTTTTCTGTTCAATCTTTCAAAGAATGCAAGTTCTGAAATTGTTGGAATGAGATTATATTCTATACATTCATCAATCTGTTCATCCATAATGGGACTCAATATCACTATCTTTGTTTTGATTCCCGCGAATCTCAACTCAATCCCTTCTTCAATACTTGCAACACCAAACATATCAACGCCGAGTTTCTGGAGTGTTTTTGCGATTTCAACTGCACCATGACCATAGGCATCGGCTTTAATCGCTGCCATTATTTTTTTGTTGCCAACGGTTTTTTTTACCAATCTAAAATTATTTGCGAGCCGATCAAGATAAATTTCTGCCCAGGCTCTGCCAATTATTCCGTCCATTAATTTAAATATATACATAAATTTTAAAAAATCAAGAGTGAAGTTTACTATTGACTTTGAATTTTTTTTATATAGAATAACCTTGAAGGAGGCAAATAATGAAAAAAGCAATTACTATTATATTACCGGTGGTGGTTTTATTATTTTTAGGATGTCCACCTACATGGAAAAATGCGTGTAAGATTTATATTGGGCAGCAGGATTATGAAAATGCAAAAAAACAGGCATTGGAAGGAATAAAAATCGCACCGGACGATTATGAGGCATATTGCCTCTTGGGTAAGGCAGAACTTGGTTTAGGCAATTATCCGGAAGCAAGCAAGGCCTTTCAGGCCGGTTTCAAAAAAGATTCGTTGGCAACTATAAAATGGTTGAAAACTGATGAAAATGGTAATAATGTATCTGCATACTGGCAGATATTTTATAGCACTGCTTACAAGGCATTTTTAGACAGAAATTATGATGAGGCACTTGTAAACTTGAAATTCGCCCAGAGACTTGACCCAGAAAATGCGAGCCAGTATATACTTGAAGGAAATATGTATGTGGAAATGGGTGAAAAAGAAAAAGCAATGTCCGTATACCAAAGGGTTCTTGAATTTGATAAGGAAAATGCTGAAGCAAGTTATTTCATTGCCAGGGTTTATTTTGATCAACAGAAATACGACTCCTGTCTTTTTTACTTAAATAATTCTATAAAAACATTTGAAAAAGAGTATACCAAGTATAAAAATTTGTTGTTTAAAAATGTAGAATTCAATCAAAATCTTGGCGCCGAACTGGTAAAATTGTGGAAGGAAGGTAAAAAAGATGCGTTAGACCAGTTCATTAAAGTAAAACTCGGATATGATGATGGTTTGTCAGCCCATGAAAAAAATGTGGAAAAATTTGTAAAGGAAAACGAAGGGTTGGGTAGGGCATATTATCTTACCGGTGTTGTTTATCTTAATACAAGAAATGATACGCTTGCACTGAGAAATCTCGCGAAGTCTGCAGAATTTATGCCCGAAGACGTAGATGCCCTTTATTTCCTCGGTGAGCTTCTGATTAGATTGGGTAAGTGGTCTGAAGCGAGAAAATATTTAGAAAAACTTGTAGAAGTAAAACCCGATGATTTCCCTGCCTGGTTTTATATCGGTGTGTCTTATTCCCAGGAGAAGAATTATAAAAAGGCGATTGAAATTTATGAAGAAAAAGCACTGCCTCTGGAACCCAACAATATTGAAGTTTTGACAAACCTTGCATATGCCTATCGTGAAATAGGTAATACAAAAAAATCCTGGGAATACCTGCAAAAGGCAGATAAGATATCAAAGGAGAAAAAATGAGCACAAAGACGACAGAGGCAATTCTTAATATCCTGATCTTCTTTGGTTTAGTTGCGCTTTTATTCGTTGTCGGGTATCCCCAGTATAAAGAAGCACAGCCTGTCAAAATTCGTATTGGTGTTGATAAATCCTTTGGTGGAATTGCTTTTTATGTTGCGCAAATTGATACCACGCGAAGATATTTTCAACTTGAGAAAATTGCACCTGAATTTGTGGATATCAAAGGTGACCCACTTGAGGGAATAAAAAATGGAAATTACGATGTTTGTGCGGTTCCATGGTATAAACTTTTAATCTCACCGAGTATAAATGGCGATACTGTAAAGGCAGTGGGAACAATCACATTCAAGGGAATTGCAGATGCAGTCATAATTCCAAAGGGTACGAAAATGAAGTTTCTTAAGGACCTAAATGGAAAGAAGATAGGTTATCTCAATGATGATTCCTATATATTTGATCTAATTGCGCCAAACTTTGCGATTGAAAAACTCACGAAATATACCAGGGTTCCTTTAAGCGTTGAAGAATTGCCAACTGCACTATCAACAAAAAAGGTGGATGCAATTTTCATTCTTGAACCTTACCGAAGTTATCTGTTGTTTTCAGGTGATACTGTTCTTGATGAAGGATTGGTTAATCGTTACATTATGCCTTCAATGCCTTATCTTGCGATCGTTATGCGTAAGAGTTTTGTCCAGAATGAACGCCTTGCTTCATTCAGATTAAAAAATGTAATTGAT of candidate division WOR-3 bacterium contains these proteins:
- a CDS encoding tetratricopeptide repeat protein, whose product is MKKAITIILPVVVLLFLGCPPTWKNACKIYIGQQDYENAKKQALEGIKIAPDDYEAYCLLGKAELGLGNYPEASKAFQAGFKKDSLATIKWLKTDENGNNVSAYWQIFYSTAYKAFLDRNYDEALVNLKFAQRLDPENASQYILEGNMYVEMGEKEKAMSVYQRVLEFDKENAEASYFIARVYFDQQKYDSCLFYLNNSIKTFEKEYTKYKNLLFKNVEFNQNLGAELVKLWKEGKKDALDQFIKVKLGYDDGLSAHEKNVEKFVKENEGLGRAYYLTGVVYLNTRNDTLALRNLAKSAEFMPEDVDALYFLGELLIRLGKWSEARKYLEKLVEVKPDDFPAWFYIGVSYSQEKNYKKAIEIYEEKALPLEPNNIEVLTNLAYAYREIGNTKKSWEYLQKADKISKEKK
- a CDS encoding ABC transporter substrate-binding protein; translated protein: MSTKTTEAILNILIFFGLVALLFVVGYPQYKEAQPVKIRIGVDKSFGGIAFYVAQIDTTRRYFQLEKIAPEFVDIKGDPLEGIKNGNYDVCAVPWYKLLISPSINGDTVKAVGTITFKGIADAVIIPKGTKMKFLKDLNGKKIGYLNDDSYIFDLIAPNFAIEKLTKYTRVPLSVEELPTALSTKKVDAIFILEPYRSYLLFSGDTVLDEGLVNRYIMPSMPYLAIVMRKSFVQNERLASFRLKNVIDGVLGYIRLHPEIGKQVLVRNNDWPSDPTFLASIRMPDFQRLAEVDLKAIEGFQTYLVRNGIGTCGIKPQEFLFEKTDFRR